GCGGCCTGGATGTACTGGGCAACCTGGCCGGCATCACCAGAGCAACCAGCAGTCTGCGCGAGGCAGGGATTGTGGTCAGTCTGTTTGTTGATCCAACCGTTGAGCAGATCAGGGCCTCAAAGGAAAGTGGTGCCGATGCGATTGAGATCCATACCGGCCGCTATGCGGAGGCCCGCAGTGAAAAGTCCCGCCACCATGAACTGGCTGCGATCCGGGAGGCAATCAGGCTGGGCAATGAGCTGGGGTTGACCGTGCATGCCGGGCATGGCCTGAATTACGTCAACATCCTCCCCCTGACCGGACTGGCCGGCATTGAAGAGTTCAATATCGGCCACAGCATCATCTCCCGTGCCATGCTGGTGGGCCTTGACCGGGCGGTGCGCGAGATGGTGACGCTGATCCGC
Above is a window of Trichlorobacter lovleyi SZ DNA encoding:
- a CDS encoding pyridoxine 5'-phosphate synthase; amino-acid sequence: MAKLGLNVDHIATVRQARGGSEPDPVTAAAIGELAGAEGITIHLREDRRHIQDRDLEILRRTVQTKLNLEMAATDEMVGIACRIRPEQCTLVPEKRQELTTEGGLDVLGNLAGITRATSSLREAGIVVSLFVDPTVEQIRASKESGADAIEIHTGRYAEARSEKSRHHELAAIREAIRLGNELGLTVHAGHGLNYVNILPLTGLAGIEEFNIGHSIISRAMLVGLDRAVREMVTLIRRP